The sequence below is a genomic window from Brevibacillus laterosporus.
TGTGCAAGGTGGCTTTGGCAGTGCAGTTATGGAATTTTATGCTGAGCAAGGCTATCATGACGTTGTAGTGGAAGCGATGGGAGTTCCCGATTATTTTGTTGAACATGGAAGTGTTAACGAGCAACGACAAGAGATCTGCTTAACAGCTGAAGCAATCGCTGCACGTGTACGATCCTTACTACCAGTAAATAAACAGAGGGCTTAAAAACGACTATGAAAAAAGAACGATTAGATGTCTTGCTTGCAGATCGAGGTCTATATGAGACCCGTGAAAAGGCAAAACGAGCTGTAATGGCTGGGCTTGTCATTGTTGCAGGCGATAGATGCGATAAACCAGGTACAAAATTTCCAGAAGATGTGGTCATTCATGTGAAAGGTGACCTTCATCCCTACGTAAGCCGTGGAGGACTTAAGCTGGAAAAGGCTATTAAAGAATTTAATATTGACTTAACCGATCGGATTATGATGGACATTGGATCATCCACGGGAGGATTTACGGATTGCGCTTTACAAAATGGGGCTAAAAAAGTGTATGCCATTGATGTGGGATACAACCAATTAGCTTGGAAATTGCGTCAGGATGAGCGTGTCGTAGTAATGGAACGCACCAACTTCCGTCACATGGACCCGACTGCTTTTGAACACGAGATGCCAAATATGGCTTCGATTGATGTATCATTCATCTCTTTGAGGTTGATCCTACCAGTGCTGTTCATGTTCTTGCAAGAAGGTGGTAACGTACTAGCGTTGGTCAAACCCCAATTTGAAGCAGGTAAAGAAAAAGTGGGGAAAAATGGAATTATCCGGGATGCTACTGTTCACCGTCAAGTAGTGGAAGAGATTGCTGGATTCGCAACGACTGTAGGTTTCCAAGTGAAGGGTGTCAGCTATTCGCCCATAACGGGTGGAGAGGGAAACATTGAATTTCTTCTACATCTCTACAAACCGCTTACTGACGAACAAGAAGCAGAGCAGGATGAGCCGTGGTGGTTTGCCCGCATTGCAGAAATTGTGGCAGAAGCGCATAAGCAGTTCAGTTAGATATATATGCTACTACTTATAGAACCTCAAATCATTTCAGGATGAATTTGAGGTTTTTTTGTTAGTTGCGAAAAGATGATCTGTCCGTGTTACTTTAGCTAGAAGATGGGGAATAAATTTGATTCAGAAAACAAAAGGGGAGAGAAGAAACATGGAATTTGCACTAATAATGGCCTTGCTATGCATGGTATTCCTTCTATTTGAAAAGGTAAGCACGTTGCGAACGCAACTTAAAAAAATGAATGTAATCTTACAGCAAATTGCTACCCAAGTTGGAGTACCGGATCATCCTATAGACACAAAATTACGAATGTTGCTTATAGAAGGTAAAAAGATTGAAGCAATAAAAGAAGCGAGAGAAGTATTGGGACTTTCGTTAAAAGAAGCGAAGGAGTATGTGGAAAGTTTGTAGCTTGCGAAACAAATAGGTTACAAGGAAGGCTCTACCCCCTACCCATTATGCAAAAAAACATGTATAATTGTATAAAGATAAGTAGAATGTAAGCGAATCATCGTTTTCAAGTAATCAAACGAGTAACCCTCAGCTTAGATAATCAGCAAGAATTTATTGGGGTAAGGTTTGCGTAATCTCCCTGCTACAAGCAGATGATCAAAGATACTGGGGTGACATTGTGAAGTCCATTGGAATTATCGCAAACAAGGGCAAGCCCAAAGCCCGCGTCGTCGCCCGTGAGTTGTTGTACTTGTTGGAAGCGCGTGGGGCCAAAGTCTATTTGGAAGAAGATTTAGCAGGTTTGATTGGCCGAGAAGATGTGGCTGTATCCCTCTATGACTTTTCTAAACATGTTGAAATTCTTTGCGTTCTTGGGGGAGATGGCACATTGCTCGGGATTGCCCGCCAATTAGCTGGTCATCATTTACCGGTACTAGGAATTAATCTTGGTACGCTTGGCTTTTTGTCAGAAGCAGAACCTGATAATCTAACCGATGCCGTAGAGAAGCTATTATCCGGGCAATACTATATGGAAGAACGAAGTATGCTAACCACTGAATTGTACCGACATGGAAAGCAACTTGCCACCTATACAGCGATGAATGACATTGGTATTACCAAAGGGTCATTTTGTCGGATCATTAAGTGCTCGGTTTATTCAAATGGGTTTTATGTGGGAACTTATAGTGGAGATGGAATAATCGTCTCCAGCTCAACAGGTTCTACAGCTTACTCGCTAGCGGCTGGAGGTCCGATCGTGGCTCCAAACGTGGCAATGCTCTTGCTTACACCAATTGCGTCTCATTCCTTAACAGCCAGACCCATCGTATTAGCGTCAGATCAACGTCTGCGTATTGAAGTAGATGCCGTACATGATGAGATAGGTCTTTCGATTGATGGACAGTTTGGCTCGCGTTTAGAGGGGGGCGACGAGATTTTTGTAGAGCAATCTAAGCATGTTACACCGTTGATCAAATGGACACAAGGCAACTTTTATGAATTAATTCGAACTAAATTACAAGGTGAATGGGAGTAAATGTATGAATAAAGGCCAACGACACATCAAAATCAAAGAAATCATCATGAATAATGACATCGAAACGCAGGATGAGCTCGTTGAATATCTGCGTACAAATGGCTACAGTGTGACACAAGCTACCGTTTCACGCGATATTAAAGAACTACATCTGATTAAAATCCCGATGAGTGACGGCCGTTATAAATATTCTGTACCAACGGACCAGAAGTTTAATCCGTTGCAAAAAATGAAGCGTGTCTTATTGGACTGCTTTGTGAGCATTGATTTTGCTGAAAATCTTATTGTGCTAAAAACGATGCCAGGAAATGCTAATTCTGTAGCTGTTTTGATTGACAATTTGCATTGGAATGAGATAATGGGTTGTGTTTGCGGCGATGATACTATTTTGATCATCTGTCGAACCAAAGAGAATGCCAAAGAAGTGTCACAACGCTTCTTAGACATGCTATAAGGAAGGGTACGCATGATCCACGAACTAACCATACGCAATTTTGCGATTATCAAACACACCACGATCTCTTTTCGTCAAGGACTTAATATCCTTACAGGGGAGACAGGGGCAGGTAAATCCATTATTATTGATGCGCTTGGGCAGTTGCTCGGTGATCGTAGCTCGGCAGAGTTTATCCGATATGGAGAAAAACGGGCAGAGATAGAAGGGCTTTTTGAATGTAAGCCTGGGCATCCTGCTAGTTCCGTCTGTGAGAGCTTTGGAATTCAGGTCGATCCAGATGGTATTCTGGTCGTACGTCGTGACATTTCTTCTACGGGGAAAAGTATTATTCGTATTAACGGACAGCTAATTACCTTGGCTATGCTGCGCGAATTAGGACCGTGGTTGGTAAATGTACATGGTCAGCACGATCATCAAGCGCTCATGCAAGCAGACAAGCATATTCGGTGGCTGGATGCATATGGAGAGCCACGATTGATTGGAACAAAACAGGAATTTAGTCATTTGTATCAAAAGTATCGTAAAGCAGTTCAAGACTTGTCACGAATGGCTAAAAATGAGCGCGAATTAATGCAACGAATTGACTTATTAAGCTATCAGCTAAATGAAATTGAAGCAGCAAAATTAACCCCAGGCGAAGATGATAAGCTCATACAGCAACGTAAGAAGTGGGCTAATATTGAAAAGATTTTTGCTGGTGTACAGGATGCTTACACATCCTTATATGGAGATCAGAAGGGACAAGATTGGCTTGGGCACGCCATGGGCGAATTGGAGCGGGTGCAACAGTATGACGAGCAGCTCGTTCCGATTGTAGAAACGATTCAAAGTGCTTATTATCAGATAGAGGATACCGTCCAGCAGTTGCGTCATTTAAAGGATCGTCTTGATTTTGACCCAACGCTACTGGCAGAAGTGGAAGGACGATTAGATCAGTTATCTGGTTTGAAGCGAAAATACGGTAAAACCGTCGATGAAATCTTAGAATATGCAGCAGGTATTCAGGACGAATTAGACGAAATCCAACATTATGATGATCGTTTGCAACAAATGGAGAAAACATTACGGGAAGCAGAAGCTGACGTAGCAATTGAGGCTATGGAGTTAAGTATGCTCCGCCGTGAGTTAGCAATAGAACTAGCTAACTTAATTGAACATGAACTAAAAGAATTACACATGGAGCGGGCTCGTTTTGCTATTGAGGTAAAGCACTCACCAGACGAGCGCGGTATTGAAGTTGAGGGTAATCGGGTCAGAGTGAATTCTCGTGGGATTGACGAGGTAGAATTTATGATTGCACCGAACCCTGGCGAGCCTTTGCGCCCGTTAACCAAGATTGCGTCCGGGGGAGAATTATCCCGTGTCATGTTAGCAATTAAAAGCATTCTAGCTATCACAGAGCAGGTAGGAACATTAATATTTGACGAAGTAGATACTGGTGTTAGCGGTAGAGCAGCTCAAGCTATTGCAGAAAAATTGGCACGAGTAGCGAAACATCGTCAAGTCCTATGTATTACGCATTTACCACAGGTGGCTTCCATGGCAGACGCACATTTTTACATTCAAAAGCAAATGGACGAACAGGAGACGAGCACTACCGTTATCCACATGTCCCCAGAAGAACGTGTTAACGAGCTTGCTCGTATGCTAGGTGGTGCCGAAGTAACAGAAAAAACAAAAGAACATGCTAAGGAAATGATCCTTCTTGGAAACGAGCGAAAAGCTGTCAATTGAAATTGACAGCTTTTTGTTGTTATAAACAGGTGGCGTACAGGTAACATTAAATATTAGTAAGTGAGGTGTAGGTGTAGGTAGGGAAGCTAGGAGTGATTGCTGGGTGATACGAAATCACAAAAGAAAATGGATTGGATCTCTGCTCTTACTCTTGACTGCGTTAATTGTAACTTCAACCCCCTTTCATGATGTAACCTCTTTACCCAAAGAACTTCGGCTGTTTGAAGGTTCTCTTAGCCAATTGAAGCTTTCCGTACCTGTTATGGGAACACTAGTAAACAGTAACCCCGAAATTTTGCAAGTAAATGGAACAGAAGCCCGTGAAGTACATGTCGATTTTAGCCAACCATTACAAGTAGCACCAAAAAAAGCGGGACAAACTCATCTGCAATGGAGGGTGGGTAGTCTTCCCATTAAAGAAGTTAAAGTGAATGTGCTTCCCGATCTGAAAGTCATACCAGGAGGTCAATCTATTGGTGTCAAACTACAGACTGCTGGCGTACTAGTAGTTGGTCATCACTTGGTTGATACTGGTAAAGAAAAAGTTTCGCCTGGTGAAAGCTCTGGCATTCATGTTGGAGATATGATTGTAAAAATGAACGATTTGTACATTAATGACATGAGTGAGGTAAAAAAGGTGGTAAATGAAGCCGGCGCAAAGAACCAACCGATCCAACTCATGGTTGTACGTGGGAAAGAAAAGATCAATTTGACACTTAGACCAGCACAAGACAAAAAAGATAATCAGTATCGGATGGGACTTTATATTCGCGATTCTGCTGCAGGTGTAGGTACGTTAACTTTTTATGAGCCAGACTCAAAGGCATACGGTGCTCTTGGTCACGTTATTTCTGATGTGGATACAGGGCAGGCTATTGTTGTAGGAGACGGACAAATCGTTCAGGCTAGTGTTACTTCCATTGAGAAAGGGCAGAGCGGCAATCCAGGTGAAAAATTCGCCCGCTTTTACAATGAAAATGAAGTGTTAGGCAACATTTCTAAAAACACCCCGTTTGGCATTTTCGGGAAAATGTACGACAAACCCAAAAGAGCGAAGACGAATGAAGCATTGCCAGTAGCTTTAGCAGAACAGGTAAAAGAAGGACCAGCCAAAATTTTAACAGTCGTGAATGGACAAGAGGTAGAAGAGTTTGATATTGAGATTGTCAATGTTGTAAAACAGCATTTTCCTGCAACAAAAGGGATGATCATTAAGGTTAATGATAAGCGCTTACTAGAAAAAACAGGTGGCATTGTACAAGGAATGAGCGGTAGCCCGATTATTCAAGATGGTAAAGTGGTTGGAGCAGTCACACATGTATTCGTCAATGATCCTACTTCCGGTTATGGTTGTTTTATTGAATGGATGTTACAGGATGCAGGATTAACGACAAAGCAACAACACCCTGTGAGTCTCAAGGCGAGCTAATGCTTCCTTGAGGCTTTTTTTCGTGTTTTCCCAGTCGTACAAAGTTCTACAGCAAATTACACGTCAAACGATTTAAGAAAATCCTATTATTTGTCCATGCGCACTTATTTGTCGAATCGTCAGAGATATCATTCAATCTTTCGTCATGGGCAGGAGTTGAATCTGACCTGTCGAATTATTTACCGTAAGGAATCAAGAGAAACGTACTTCTTCACAGGAAAGAAGTGTTGGACATGCTCTGTGACCGAATGCGTAAGGAGGAACGAATTTGAGTAAGATAAGTGTGGTATTAGCTGATGACAATCGTGAGTTTGTAGGTCTTCTGGAAGAGTATATTAACACCCAGAGTGATATGAGCGTAAGTGGGGTCGCTTACAACGGAAATGATGTATTAAAGATCGTCCAAGAGCGCGTTCCAGATATTATCATTTTGGACATAATTATGCCTCATCTTGATGGCTTGGCCGTACTAGAGCAAATTCAAGCGATGCGACTAACACCTCAACCCAAAATCATCATGCTGACGGCATTTGGCCAAGAAGAGATCACTAAGCGTGCAGTAGAACTTGGGGCATCTTACTATATATTAAAGCCTTTTGACATGGACATTCTAGCACAGCGAATTCGCCAAATGATCGGTAGCAAGACCTCTTTTATCCCAGTGATGAAAAACTCTTCTATGGTGCAAAATAAAGGACGTAATCTAGATGCCAGTATTACCAGTATCATCCATGAGATCGGAGTACCCGCTCATATTAAAGGATATTTATACTTGCGAGAAGCAATTACCATGGTCTATAACGATGTAGAGTTATTGGGTTCTATC
It includes:
- a CDS encoding TlyA family RNA methyltransferase is translated as MKKERLDVLLADRGLYETREKAKRAVMAGLVIVAGDRCDKPGTKFPEDVVIHVKGDLHPYVSRGGLKLEKAIKEFNIDLTDRIMMDIGSSTGGFTDCALQNGAKKVYAIDVGYNQLAWKLRQDERVVVMERTNFRHMDPTAFEHEMPNMASIDVSFISLRLILPVLFMFLQEGGNVLALVKPQFEAGKEKVGKNGIIRDATVHRQVVEEIAGFATTVGFQVKGVSYSPITGGEGNIEFLLHLYKPLTDEQEAEQDEPWWFARIAEIVAEAHKQFS
- a CDS encoding NAD(+)/NADH kinase, translated to MKSIGIIANKGKPKARVVARELLYLLEARGAKVYLEEDLAGLIGREDVAVSLYDFSKHVEILCVLGGDGTLLGIARQLAGHHLPVLGINLGTLGFLSEAEPDNLTDAVEKLLSGQYYMEERSMLTTELYRHGKQLATYTAMNDIGITKGSFCRIIKCSVYSNGFYVGTYSGDGIIVSSSTGSTAYSLAAGGPIVAPNVAMLLLTPIASHSLTARPIVLASDQRLRIEVDAVHDEIGLSIDGQFGSRLEGGDEIFVEQSKHVTPLIKWTQGNFYELIRTKLQGEWE
- the argR gene encoding transcriptional regulator ArgR translates to MNKGQRHIKIKEIIMNNDIETQDELVEYLRTNGYSVTQATVSRDIKELHLIKIPMSDGRYKYSVPTDQKFNPLQKMKRVLLDCFVSIDFAENLIVLKTMPGNANSVAVLIDNLHWNEIMGCVCGDDTILIICRTKENAKEVSQRFLDML
- the recN gene encoding DNA repair protein RecN; translation: MIHELTIRNFAIIKHTTISFRQGLNILTGETGAGKSIIIDALGQLLGDRSSAEFIRYGEKRAEIEGLFECKPGHPASSVCESFGIQVDPDGILVVRRDISSTGKSIIRINGQLITLAMLRELGPWLVNVHGQHDHQALMQADKHIRWLDAYGEPRLIGTKQEFSHLYQKYRKAVQDLSRMAKNERELMQRIDLLSYQLNEIEAAKLTPGEDDKLIQQRKKWANIEKIFAGVQDAYTSLYGDQKGQDWLGHAMGELERVQQYDEQLVPIVETIQSAYYQIEDTVQQLRHLKDRLDFDPTLLAEVEGRLDQLSGLKRKYGKTVDEILEYAAGIQDELDEIQHYDDRLQQMEKTLREAEADVAIEAMELSMLRRELAIELANLIEHELKELHMERARFAIEVKHSPDERGIEVEGNRVRVNSRGIDEVEFMIAPNPGEPLRPLTKIASGGELSRVMLAIKSILAITEQVGTLIFDEVDTGVSGRAAQAIAEKLARVAKHRQVLCITHLPQVASMADAHFYIQKQMDEQETSTTVIHMSPEERVNELARMLGGAEVTEKTKEHAKEMILLGNERKAVN
- the spoIVB gene encoding SpoIVB peptidase, producing the protein MIRNHKRKWIGSLLLLLTALIVTSTPFHDVTSLPKELRLFEGSLSQLKLSVPVMGTLVNSNPEILQVNGTEAREVHVDFSQPLQVAPKKAGQTHLQWRVGSLPIKEVKVNVLPDLKVIPGGQSIGVKLQTAGVLVVGHHLVDTGKEKVSPGESSGIHVGDMIVKMNDLYINDMSEVKKVVNEAGAKNQPIQLMVVRGKEKINLTLRPAQDKKDNQYRMGLYIRDSAAGVGTLTFYEPDSKAYGALGHVISDVDTGQAIVVGDGQIVQASVTSIEKGQSGNPGEKFARFYNENEVLGNISKNTPFGIFGKMYDKPKRAKTNEALPVALAEQVKEGPAKILTVVNGQEVEEFDIEIVNVVKQHFPATKGMIIKVNDKRLLEKTGGIVQGMSGSPIIQDGKVVGAVTHVFVNDPTSGYGCFIEWMLQDAGLTTKQQHPVSLKAS
- the spo0A gene encoding sporulation transcription factor Spo0A — its product is MSKISVVLADDNREFVGLLEEYINTQSDMSVSGVAYNGNDVLKIVQERVPDIIILDIIMPHLDGLAVLEQIQAMRLTPQPKIIMLTAFGQEEITKRAVELGASYYILKPFDMDILAQRIRQMIGSKTSFIPVMKNSSMVQNKGRNLDASITSIIHEIGVPAHIKGYLYLREAITMVYNDVELLGSITKVLYPDVAKKFNTTASRVERAIRHAIEVAWSRGNLDSISSLFGYTVSNTKAKPTNSEFIAMVADKLRLEHKAS